A stretch of Methanosphaerula palustris E1-9c DNA encodes these proteins:
- a CDS encoding RNA-guided pseudouridylation complex pseudouridine synthase subunit Cbf5 has translation MSTGTKKTGIVIIDKPRGPSSHQVAAWVGDLLGVDVGHAGTLDPMVSGVLVVMLGNAVRLAPLLLQHDKEYVALMRLHGDAEPSDVQEAARELTGRVYQRPPRRSAVKRALRIRTIQDLTVLDQQGRLVLLRIRCDAGTYIRSLCHHLGLVLGVGGHMQELRRTRSGTFDEMQAHTLHALKDAVFRAKEGDSSALDAMILPVEVAIPEVQTVVIRDSAVDAICHGAVLAGVGVVGVTKFKRGERVAVLTEKKEFVCLGRALVDATAIIPGKPGLVVAPGTVFMTSGTYPRCWKKHQTSC, from the coding sequence GGTCGGAGACCTGCTCGGGGTCGATGTCGGCCATGCCGGGACGCTGGATCCGATGGTGTCAGGGGTGCTGGTCGTGATGCTCGGCAACGCGGTCAGGCTCGCCCCGCTCCTCCTCCAACATGACAAGGAGTACGTCGCCCTGATGCGGCTACATGGGGATGCGGAACCCTCCGATGTGCAGGAGGCAGCCAGGGAATTAACAGGCAGGGTTTACCAGCGACCACCGAGGCGGAGCGCTGTGAAGCGGGCCCTCCGGATCAGGACGATCCAGGACCTAACAGTCCTCGACCAGCAGGGCCGGTTGGTACTGCTCAGGATCCGGTGCGACGCAGGCACCTACATCCGATCGCTCTGCCATCACCTCGGCCTCGTCCTCGGTGTGGGCGGGCATATGCAGGAACTCCGAAGGACCCGATCCGGAACCTTCGACGAGATGCAGGCCCATACCCTCCACGCTCTCAAGGACGCGGTTTTCAGGGCTAAAGAAGGGGACTCCTCTGCACTCGACGCGATGATCCTGCCGGTTGAGGTCGCCATTCCTGAGGTGCAGACTGTGGTGATCCGTGACTCCGCAGTCGATGCGATCTGCCATGGAGCCGTCCTCGCCGGCGTTGGCGTCGTCGGTGTGACGAAATTTAAACGTGGGGAGAGGGTGGCTGTACTGACCGAGAAAAAGGAGTTCGTCTGCCTCGGTCGGGCCCTCGTCGACGCCACCGCGATCATCCCCGGCAAACCTGGACTCGTCGTCGCCCCGGGCACGGTCTTCATGACCTCCGGCACCTACCCCCGGTGCTGGAAGAAGCATCAGACCTCATGCTGA